In Amycolatopsis sp. EV170708-02-1, the following are encoded in one genomic region:
- a CDS encoding ABC transporter family substrate-binding protein, translating into MRKSKAVSAWSLVAASALVLSACSGGDSGSTDQNGSSTDIKSMATGKAQNGENFKLADTPGYEGTVTVGIDDGYSGYNNDTPDTNTSYNTYILTAVLAGADVLDGNNKVLLNNDVFDSWEVTSKAPQTVVYKIKPNVKWSDNEAFDCDDMYLSWLAHSGKAKTADGKQAFLAASTTGYQLINEATCKDDLTFETKYTEPYLDYKGLFNSTAIMPAHIVEKNSGVADITKLTPTSDAAQLTKAGDFWTNGFKGFKADVMPASGPYKITAFDANQKAVTLEKNPNWIGGKGGPSKIVVKAMEDTKAMATALQNGEIDVAASTQPDATAANTMKGLSAQGVTYGSASQLTFEHIDLNYKRMFKDKDLRKAFFEVVNRQEITDKLLKEVQADATPLNSIVFMPGEQGFKDLYSSKAGLGAEAAAKTLTDAGWVKGGDGIFAKNGQRASFKISHNQNTRRQQTVEIIISQAKAAGIEITDDQDANFLKGGRLAASDYDAALFGWSAAPFKAEQKSIYITRVDDSSQNYQGLSNPTIDSSFEAAVKATDEAVQLENYQKADQAIADEYATLPLFQTPSMWAFKGIDRTYMQSYNGVLWNVGEWEQKK; encoded by the coding sequence ATGAGGAAGTCCAAGGCAGTCTCCGCCTGGTCGCTGGTCGCGGCCTCCGCGCTTGTGCTGAGCGCATGCAGCGGTGGCGACAGCGGTAGTACCGACCAGAACGGGTCGTCGACCGATATCAAGAGCATGGCGACCGGCAAGGCGCAGAACGGCGAAAACTTCAAGCTCGCGGACACCCCGGGGTACGAAGGCACCGTCACGGTGGGCATCGACGACGGGTACTCGGGCTACAACAACGACACGCCCGACACCAACACGTCGTACAACACCTACATCCTGACCGCCGTGCTCGCCGGTGCCGATGTACTCGACGGCAACAACAAGGTGCTGCTGAACAACGACGTGTTCGACTCCTGGGAGGTCACCTCCAAGGCGCCGCAGACGGTCGTCTACAAGATCAAGCCGAACGTCAAGTGGTCGGACAACGAGGCGTTCGACTGCGACGACATGTACCTGTCGTGGCTGGCGCACTCCGGCAAGGCGAAGACCGCCGACGGCAAGCAGGCCTTCCTCGCCGCTTCGACGACCGGCTACCAGCTGATCAACGAGGCGACCTGTAAGGACGACCTGACCTTCGAGACCAAGTACACCGAGCCGTACCTGGACTACAAGGGTCTGTTCAACTCGACCGCGATCATGCCCGCGCACATCGTCGAGAAGAACTCGGGCGTCGCCGACATCACCAAGCTGACCCCGACCAGCGACGCCGCCCAGCTGACGAAGGCCGGCGACTTCTGGACCAACGGCTTCAAGGGCTTCAAGGCCGACGTCATGCCGGCTTCGGGCCCGTACAAGATCACCGCGTTCGACGCCAACCAGAAGGCCGTCACGCTCGAGAAGAACCCGAACTGGATCGGTGGCAAGGGTGGCCCCTCCAAGATCGTCGTGAAGGCGATGGAGGACACCAAGGCCATGGCGACCGCGCTGCAGAACGGTGAGATCGACGTCGCCGCTTCGACCCAGCCCGACGCCACCGCGGCCAACACCATGAAGGGCCTTTCCGCCCAGGGTGTGACCTACGGTTCGGCTTCGCAGCTGACCTTCGAGCACATCGACCTCAACTACAAGCGCATGTTCAAGGACAAGGACCTGCGCAAGGCGTTCTTCGAGGTGGTCAACCGCCAGGAGATCACCGACAAGCTGCTCAAGGAGGTCCAGGCCGACGCGACCCCGCTGAACAGCATCGTGTTCATGCCGGGCGAGCAGGGCTTCAAGGACCTGTACAGCAGCAAGGCCGGTCTGGGCGCCGAGGCCGCGGCCAAGACGCTGACCGACGCCGGCTGGGTCAAGGGTGGCGACGGCATCTTCGCCAAGAACGGCCAGCGCGCGTCGTTCAAGATCTCGCACAACCAGAACACCCGCCGTCAGCAGACCGTCGAGATCATCATCTCGCAGGCCAAGGCCGCCGGTATCGAGATCACGGACGACCAGGACGCCAACTTCCTGAAGGGTGGCCGTCTCGCGGCCAGCGACTACGACGCCGCGCTCTTCGGCTGGTCCGCCGCTCCGTTCAAGGCCGAGCAGAAGTCGATCTACATCACCCGTGTCGACGACAGCAGCCAGAACTACCAGGGCCTGTCGAACCCGACGATCGACTCGTCCTTCGAGGCGGCCGTGAAGGCCACCGACGAGGCCGTGCAGCTGGAGAACTACCAGAAGGCCGACCAGGCGATCGCGGACGAGTACGCGACGCTGCCGCTGTTCCAGACCCCGTCCATGTGGGCGTTCAAGGGCATCGACCGCACTTACATGCAGTCGTACAACGGTGTCCTGTGGAACGTCGGTGAGTGGGAGCAGAAGAAGTAG
- a CDS encoding YciI family protein yields MFVVLLTYTAPIEEIDYVLPDHADWLTKQYEHGNFLASGRRNPRIGGVIITKPMARGKLDAILATDPFSIKHMAAYEVIEFSPTRTAPELRAINEAVVH; encoded by the coding sequence ATGTTTGTCGTCCTGCTGACCTACACCGCGCCCATCGAAGAAATCGACTACGTGCTCCCGGATCACGCCGACTGGCTGACCAAACAGTACGAACACGGCAATTTCCTCGCCTCCGGCAGGCGCAACCCGCGCATCGGCGGCGTGATCATCACCAAGCCCATGGCCAGGGGAAAGCTGGACGCGATCCTCGCGACCGACCCCTTCTCGATCAAGCACATGGCCGCCTACGAGGTGATCGAGTTCTCCCCGACCCGCACCGCGCCGGAACTGCGGGCGATCAATGAGGCGGTGGTGCATTGA
- a CDS encoding ABC transporter family substrate-binding protein — translation MLACAAVLLAACSNTPPPPVVSSSASPVSTSTTKTPSQVVVGVDDVLGGYNPHNLADASQVTSALSQLLLPSVFRPKDDGSFELDKNLMKSAEVVSQQPFTVAYTIRPDASWSDSAPIAAEDFAYLREAMRDQPGVIGAAGYRLISDIQSREGGKRVEVTFSKPYPGWQTLFDNLLPAHLLKDAPNGWQGALATAFPAVGGPYSIKGLDTARGEVTLERNERYWEKPSALDRIVLRAADQEGTLAALRSGNDQFAMTRTDGTGLKRLGELGSAVQLHTVARPTVAQILLRPVSPTLSDPKVREGVTALIDRGKLITEATDGGPSDKLRADAQIRVPSAPGFQPTIPAPGPPSAADPVKGEELLKSAGYAKEAGTWRKNGKNLSLVVASPAKQEPYATIAKELTAQLVAAGIEVNAIAPQPRELFSTLLAMPVLDGIQQTTPEGAGNVGIDIAVIGQVTGGPDVASALASTFGCRPDQLADKTKAVVPANPLGFCDPALQPSIDAALTGATPAAAALSALEPELWRRNVAIPLFQLADTLAIGSGISGVTAGPPMVGPFGSAVNWTRGPK, via the coding sequence ATGCTGGCGTGCGCGGCGGTGCTCCTCGCCGCCTGCAGCAACACCCCGCCCCCGCCCGTGGTCAGCTCTTCAGCCTCTCCGGTGAGCACGTCGACCACGAAGACGCCTTCGCAGGTGGTCGTGGGTGTCGACGACGTCCTCGGCGGCTACAACCCCCACAACCTCGCCGACGCGTCGCAGGTGACGTCGGCGCTCTCGCAGCTGCTTCTCCCGTCGGTGTTCCGCCCCAAGGACGACGGCAGCTTCGAGCTGGACAAGAACCTGATGAAGTCCGCCGAGGTCGTGTCGCAGCAGCCGTTCACGGTCGCGTACACGATCCGCCCGGACGCCTCCTGGTCCGACAGCGCGCCGATCGCCGCGGAGGACTTCGCCTACCTCCGCGAGGCGATGCGCGACCAGCCCGGTGTCATCGGCGCCGCCGGCTACCGGCTGATCTCGGACATCCAGTCGCGCGAAGGCGGCAAGCGGGTCGAGGTCACCTTCTCCAAGCCGTACCCGGGCTGGCAGACGCTCTTCGACAACCTCCTGCCCGCCCATCTGCTCAAGGACGCCCCGAACGGGTGGCAGGGCGCGCTGGCGACGGCGTTCCCGGCCGTCGGCGGCCCGTACTCGATCAAGGGCCTCGACACCGCGCGCGGAGAGGTCACCCTGGAGCGCAACGAGCGCTATTGGGAGAAACCCTCCGCCCTCGACCGGATCGTGCTCCGTGCGGCCGATCAGGAGGGCACACTGGCCGCGCTGCGCAGCGGCAACGACCAGTTCGCGATGACCAGGACCGACGGCACCGGCCTCAAACGGCTCGGCGAACTCGGCTCGGCGGTCCAGCTGCACACGGTCGCGCGGCCCACGGTCGCGCAGATCCTCCTGCGGCCGGTGAGTCCGACGCTGTCGGATCCCAAGGTGCGCGAAGGCGTCACCGCGCTGATCGACCGCGGCAAGCTGATCACCGAAGCGACCGACGGCGGCCCGTCGGACAAGCTCCGTGCCGACGCGCAGATCCGCGTCCCGTCGGCTCCCGGTTTCCAGCCGACGATCCCGGCCCCCGGCCCGCCGTCGGCTGCCGACCCGGTCAAGGGCGAGGAACTGCTCAAATCCGCCGGATACGCCAAGGAAGCCGGAACCTGGCGGAAGAACGGGAAGAACCTTTCGCTGGTCGTCGCGTCGCCCGCCAAACAGGAGCCGTACGCGACGATCGCCAAGGAACTGACGGCGCAACTGGTGGCCGCGGGGATCGAGGTCAACGCGATCGCGCCGCAGCCGAGGGAGCTCTTCTCGACCCTGCTGGCCATGCCGGTGCTCGACGGGATCCAGCAGACGACACCGGAGGGCGCGGGCAACGTCGGCATCGACATCGCGGTGATCGGGCAGGTCACGGGTGGTCCGGACGTGGCTTCGGCGCTGGCGTCCACCTTCGGCTGCCGTCCCGATCAGCTCGCCGACAAGACCAAGGCCGTCGTCCCGGCGAACCCGCTGGGCTTCTGCGATCCGGCCCTGCAGCCGTCGATCGACGCCGCGCTGACCGGCGCCACCCCGGCCGCGGCCGCGCTTTCGGCCCTGGAACCGGAATTGTGGCGTCGGAATGTTGCCATTCCGTTGTTCCAGCTGGCCGATACCCTCGCCATCGGCTCTGGTATTTCCGGAGTAACCGCAGGTCCTCCTATGGTGGGCCCTTTCGGGTCGGCGGTGAACTGGACGAGGGGTCCGAAGTAG
- the typA gene encoding translational GTPase TypA: MPAASATAVDAGRSSGKTRPDLRNVAIVAHVDHGKTTLVDAMLRQSGAFEERAELVDRVMDSGELEREKGITILAKNTSIRRKTDEGMVTINVIDTPGHADFGGEVERGLSMVDGVVLLVDASEGPLPQTRFVLRKTLEAGLPVILVVNKTDRPDARITEVVEETHDLLLDLAGDIEDADLDAILDLPVVFASARAGKASLEQPADGAVPESENLDPLFETLMRHVPPPFADREGPLRALVTNLDASNFLGRIALIRIHSGSLRKGQTVAWMREDGTIQNVRISELLVTEALTRVPATEASAGELVAIAGIPEITIGDTLADVENPEALPRIAVDEPAISMTIGVNTSPLAGRSGGDKVTARLVKARLDQELIGNVSIRVLPTERPDTWEVQGRGELALAILVEQMRREGFELTVGKPQVVTKMIDGKLHEPFERLSIDSPEEHLGGITQLLAARKGRMEHMGGHGTGRIKLDYVLPARGLIGFRTDFLTETRGTGIANHVFEGYFPWAGEIRTRHSGSLVADRSGPITAYAMIQLADRGTFFVEPGAEVYEGMVVGENPRAEDLDINITKEKKLTNMRQSSADVMETLARPRKMGLEEALEFCSVDECVEVAPDVVRIRKVTLDVNQRAKERNRNKNRG; the protein is encoded by the coding sequence GTGCCCGCAGCCAGCGCCACCGCAGTCGATGCCGGCCGCTCGTCCGGCAAGACCCGGCCCGACCTGCGCAACGTCGCCATCGTCGCACACGTCGACCACGGCAAGACGACCCTCGTCGACGCGATGCTCCGGCAGTCCGGCGCGTTCGAGGAGCGCGCCGAACTCGTCGACCGCGTGATGGACTCCGGTGAGCTCGAACGCGAAAAGGGCATCACCATCCTCGCGAAGAACACCTCCATCCGGCGGAAGACCGACGAGGGCATGGTGACGATCAACGTCATCGACACCCCCGGTCACGCCGACTTCGGCGGCGAGGTCGAGCGCGGCCTGTCCATGGTGGACGGTGTCGTGCTGCTGGTCGACGCCAGCGAGGGCCCGCTCCCGCAGACCCGGTTCGTGCTCCGCAAGACCCTGGAGGCCGGCCTGCCGGTGATCCTGGTCGTCAACAAGACCGACCGGCCCGACGCCCGGATCACCGAGGTCGTCGAGGAGACCCACGACCTCCTGCTCGACCTGGCCGGTGACATCGAGGACGCCGACCTCGACGCGATCCTCGACCTCCCGGTCGTCTTCGCCTCCGCGCGAGCGGGCAAGGCGAGCCTGGAGCAGCCCGCCGACGGCGCGGTGCCCGAGAGCGAGAACCTCGACCCGCTGTTCGAGACCCTGATGCGCCACGTGCCGCCGCCCTTCGCCGACCGCGAAGGCCCGCTGCGCGCACTGGTCACCAACCTCGACGCCTCCAACTTCCTCGGCCGGATCGCGCTGATCCGCATCCACTCCGGCAGCCTGCGCAAGGGCCAGACGGTGGCGTGGATGCGCGAGGACGGCACCATCCAGAACGTCCGCATCTCCGAACTGCTGGTCACCGAGGCGCTCACCCGTGTACCGGCGACCGAGGCCAGCGCCGGCGAGCTGGTCGCCATCGCCGGTATCCCGGAGATCACCATCGGCGACACCCTCGCCGACGTCGAGAACCCGGAGGCGCTGCCCCGGATCGCCGTCGACGAGCCCGCCATCTCGATGACCATCGGGGTCAACACCTCGCCGCTGGCGGGCCGCAGCGGCGGCGACAAGGTCACCGCCCGGCTGGTGAAGGCGCGCCTGGACCAGGAACTGATCGGTAACGTCTCGATCCGTGTCCTGCCGACCGAGCGCCCCGACACCTGGGAGGTCCAGGGCCGTGGCGAGCTGGCGCTGGCCATCCTGGTCGAGCAGATGCGCCGCGAGGGCTTCGAGCTGACCGTCGGCAAGCCGCAGGTGGTCACCAAGATGATCGACGGCAAGCTGCACGAGCCGTTCGAGCGGCTGTCGATCGACTCCCCGGAGGAGCACCTCGGCGGCATCACGCAGCTGCTGGCCGCCCGCAAGGGCCGCATGGAGCACATGGGCGGGCACGGCACCGGCCGCATCAAGCTCGACTACGTCCTCCCGGCGCGCGGCCTGATCGGCTTCCGCACCGACTTCCTCACCGAGACCCGCGGCACCGGTATCGCGAACCACGTGTTCGAGGGGTACTTCCCGTGGGCGGGCGAGATCCGCACCCGGCACTCCGGCTCGCTGGTCGCCGACCGGTCCGGTCCGATCACCGCGTACGCGATGATCCAGCTGGCCGACCGCGGCACGTTCTTCGTGGAACCGGGCGCCGAGGTGTACGAGGGCATGGTCGTGGGCGAGAACCCGCGTGCCGAGGACCTCGACATCAACATCACCAAGGAGAAGAAGCTGACGAACATGCGTCAGTCCTCCGCCGACGTGATGGAGACGCTGGCCCGCCCCCGCAAGATGGGTCTGGAGGAGGCGCTGGAGTTCTGCTCCGTCGACGAGTGCGTCGAGGTCGCCCCCGACGTCGTCCGGATCCGCAAGGTCACGCTGGACGTCAACCAGCGCGCCAAGGAGCGCAACCGCAACAAGAACCGCGGCTGA
- the trpS gene encoding tryptophan--tRNA ligase: protein MIRLSGITPSGHVHVGNHLGAIRRWADEGGPDDLYFVSDLHAMTNSHNPAKLRSMASEQLAVLIAAGIEPDRVFVQSDIARELGALNWVLECTCNYGEAARMIQFKEKSKGRAGVRLSLLTYPVLMAADILLQGADEVPVGEDQRQHVELARTLAKRFNTTYGDVFTMPKAVLPPAGARVMDLAEPTRKMSKSTKEEAGVIFVLDEPDQVRRKVKRAKTDGGSKPAYAPEARPGMANLLDILAACAREKPEVLADRFDSYGQVKEAVAEALIEELRPVRERALALLADPGELERVRKAGAVRAAERGEHRLQSALRLIGAG from the coding sequence ATGATCAGGTTGTCCGGGATCACCCCGTCCGGCCACGTCCACGTCGGGAACCACCTGGGGGCCATCCGGCGCTGGGCCGACGAAGGCGGGCCGGACGACCTGTACTTCGTCTCCGACCTGCACGCCATGACGAACTCGCACAATCCGGCGAAACTGCGCTCGATGGCGTCGGAGCAGCTGGCCGTGCTGATCGCGGCCGGGATCGAGCCGGACCGGGTGTTCGTGCAGTCCGACATAGCCCGCGAACTGGGCGCCCTCAACTGGGTCCTCGAGTGCACCTGCAACTACGGCGAGGCCGCCAGGATGATCCAGTTCAAGGAGAAGTCGAAGGGCCGCGCCGGCGTCCGGCTCTCCCTGCTGACCTATCCGGTGCTGATGGCGGCCGACATCCTGCTGCAGGGCGCGGACGAGGTCCCGGTCGGCGAGGACCAGCGGCAGCACGTCGAGCTGGCTCGAACGCTCGCGAAGCGGTTCAACACCACCTACGGCGACGTTTTCACCATGCCGAAGGCGGTGCTGCCGCCCGCCGGCGCGCGGGTCATGGACCTCGCCGAGCCGACGCGGAAGATGTCGAAGTCGACGAAGGAAGAGGCCGGGGTGATCTTCGTCCTCGACGAGCCCGACCAGGTCCGGCGGAAGGTCAAACGCGCGAAGACCGACGGCGGGTCGAAGCCCGCCTACGCGCCGGAAGCCAGGCCGGGGATGGCGAACCTGCTGGACATCCTCGCGGCGTGCGCCCGCGAGAAGCCCGAGGTCCTCGCCGATCGGTTCGACTCCTACGGCCAGGTGAAGGAGGCCGTCGCCGAGGCGCTCATCGAGGAGCTGCGGCCGGTCCGGGAGCGCGCACTGGCACTGCTGGCCGACCCCGGTGAGCTGGAGCGGGTCCGCAAGGCCGGTGCCGTCCGGGCGGCGGAACGGGGTGAGCACCGGCTGCAGTCCGCGCTGCGGCTCATCGGCGCCGGCTGA
- a CDS encoding (deoxy)nucleoside triphosphate pyrophosphohydrolase → MVIVGAAIVRDGQLLAQQRAWPADHAGQWELPGGRVEDGESDEAALARECLEELDVAVTVAGRVGEDVPLPKGKVLRIYAASLVSAGDEPRAVEHKDVRWISARELDDLDWLPADRVLLPALQALLTSP, encoded by the coding sequence GTGGTGATCGTGGGCGCCGCCATCGTGCGGGACGGACAGTTGCTGGCGCAGCAGCGGGCTTGGCCCGCCGACCACGCCGGGCAATGGGAGCTGCCGGGCGGGCGGGTCGAGGACGGCGAAAGCGACGAGGCCGCCTTGGCGCGGGAATGCCTGGAGGAACTGGACGTCGCCGTGACGGTCGCGGGCCGGGTCGGCGAAGACGTGCCGCTGCCGAAGGGGAAGGTGCTGCGGATCTACGCGGCTTCCCTGGTCAGCGCGGGGGACGAGCCGCGGGCGGTGGAGCACAAGGACGTCCGGTGGATCTCCGCGCGCGAACTCGACGACCTCGACTGGCTGCCCGCCGACCGCGTCCTCCTTCCCGCCCTGCAAGCCCTGCTCACAAGTCCGTGA
- a CDS encoding ABC transporter permease, whose product MADLNSLIAAEGSKSADGTLPDEALPEPQSQGKLVLRKFLRHKLAMVCTGVLLLLVLTVIIMPIFWPHSYEDSSFPSFAKPSAEYPLGTTQVGKEMVSQILRGTQYSLLIALIVSLVATTIGTVFGAMAGYLRGFTDSAISRVTDLFLIVPQIAAAAILAKVFGGGTWYIVAMVLAAFGWMPIARIARAESMSLSQREFVDAARASGAGTFHIVFKHLVPNMVGLITVNATLAIAQAVLIEAALSFIGLGVQLPDTSLGRVILENYAQLQARPALFFGPFIVLVLISLTINFIGDGLRDAFDPRQRRQKA is encoded by the coding sequence TTGGCTGACTTGAACTCCCTTATCGCGGCGGAAGGCTCCAAGTCCGCCGACGGCACGCTCCCCGACGAGGCGCTGCCCGAGCCCCAGAGTCAGGGCAAGCTGGTCCTGCGCAAGTTCCTGCGGCACAAGCTGGCCATGGTCTGCACGGGTGTCCTGCTGCTGCTCGTGCTGACCGTCATCATCATGCCGATCTTCTGGCCGCACAGCTACGAAGACAGCTCCTTCCCGTCCTTCGCCAAGCCCAGCGCGGAATATCCGCTCGGGACGACGCAGGTCGGCAAGGAAATGGTGTCGCAGATCCTGCGCGGCACCCAGTACTCGCTGCTGATCGCGCTCATCGTGTCGCTCGTCGCCACCACCATCGGCACCGTTTTCGGTGCCATGGCGGGGTATCTGCGCGGCTTCACCGACTCGGCGATCTCCCGCGTGACGGACCTGTTCCTGATCGTCCCGCAGATCGCCGCCGCCGCCATCCTGGCGAAGGTGTTCGGCGGTGGCACCTGGTACATCGTCGCGATGGTGCTGGCGGCCTTCGGCTGGATGCCGATCGCCCGTATCGCCAGGGCCGAGTCGATGTCGCTGTCCCAGCGCGAGTTCGTGGACGCCGCCCGCGCGTCCGGTGCCGGCACGTTCCACATCGTGTTCAAGCACCTGGTGCCGAACATGGTCGGCCTCATCACGGTCAACGCGACCCTCGCGATCGCGCAGGCCGTGCTGATCGAGGCGGCACTGTCGTTCATCGGGCTCGGGGTGCAGCTGCCGGACACGTCGCTCGGCCGCGTCATCCTCGAGAACTACGCACAGCTGCAGGCGCGGCCGGCGCTGTTCTTCGGCCCGTTCATCGTGCTGGTGCTGATCTCGCTGACGATCAACTTCATCGGTGACGGCCTGCGGGACGCTTTCGACCCGCGGCAGCGCCGCCAGAAGGCGTAA
- a CDS encoding ATP-binding protein — translation MIGSPSWWRRRSLQVRITLLAATVTLGFLLGLAAVAGDNLQPLLIGSVDDELSAQLETAKADVSAGRTPSGSAVTVRVLDTAGGPVDGLPPANLGPTDIRALKAGEPVTTGGEHSWRWAGTVVTAPDGQQRLVVAGAGLVGFATAVHSGGLWLFVVASVGAVAAGIATWLLVRFALRPVARMRGSVRALPPGARLPLPDSHDELRALAEEFNALLARQEEGADRLRRFTGDAAHELRSPVASIRVQAEVAVANPDPDLSQETLSDILEEAERLSALLDGLLALARSDAGEVPPAEPVELVSEVRAAVARMPAGAPEIRVSGTVGTAWALATHAEVELVLSNLLRNACRYARSEIVVSVLAARSTVRVVVDDDGPGVAPEHRERVFDRFYRVSDSRARSSGGTGLGLAMVAEAVRRRGGRVRVGESPDGGARFQVVWQAARPQ, via the coding sequence GTGATCGGCTCGCCGTCTTGGTGGCGCCGCCGCTCGCTCCAGGTCCGGATCACCCTGCTCGCGGCCACGGTCACGCTCGGCTTCCTGCTCGGGCTGGCGGCGGTCGCCGGGGACAATCTGCAGCCGCTGCTCATCGGCTCGGTCGACGACGAACTGAGCGCTCAGCTGGAGACCGCGAAGGCCGACGTCTCGGCCGGGCGGACGCCCTCGGGGTCGGCGGTCACCGTCCGCGTCCTCGACACCGCCGGCGGGCCGGTGGACGGCCTGCCGCCCGCGAACCTCGGGCCTACGGACATCCGGGCGCTGAAGGCGGGCGAACCGGTCACGACCGGCGGCGAGCACAGCTGGCGCTGGGCGGGCACGGTCGTCACCGCACCCGACGGGCAGCAGCGGCTCGTCGTCGCGGGCGCGGGCTTGGTCGGCTTCGCGACGGCCGTGCACTCCGGCGGGTTGTGGCTGTTCGTCGTCGCGTCCGTGGGCGCGGTGGCCGCGGGGATCGCGACGTGGCTGCTCGTGCGGTTCGCCCTGCGGCCGGTGGCACGGATGCGCGGCTCGGTGCGGGCGCTCCCGCCGGGCGCGCGGCTGCCGCTGCCGGATTCGCACGACGAGCTCCGCGCGCTGGCCGAGGAGTTCAACGCGCTGCTGGCGCGGCAGGAGGAGGGTGCCGACCGGCTCCGGCGGTTCACCGGTGACGCCGCGCACGAGCTCCGCTCGCCGGTCGCGTCGATCCGCGTGCAGGCCGAGGTCGCCGTCGCCAATCCCGATCCCGACCTCTCGCAGGAGACGCTTTCCGACATCCTGGAGGAGGCGGAACGGCTTTCCGCGCTGCTCGACGGGCTGCTGGCGCTGGCGAGGTCGGACGCGGGGGAGGTCCCGCCCGCGGAACCGGTCGAGCTGGTGAGCGAGGTGCGGGCCGCGGTCGCGCGGATGCCCGCCGGCGCACCCGAGATCCGGGTGAGCGGCACGGTCGGGACGGCGTGGGCGCTGGCCACGCACGCCGAGGTCGAGCTGGTGCTGAGCAACCTGCTGCGCAACGCCTGCCGGTACGCGCGGAGCGAGATCGTGGTGTCGGTGCTCGCGGCGCGGTCCACCGTGCGGGTGGTGGTCGACGACGACGGGCCGGGCGTCGCGCCGGAGCACCGGGAACGGGTCTTCGACCGCTTCTACCGCGTGTCCGATTCGCGGGCCCGGTCCTCCGGCGGCACCGGGCTGGGGCTGGCGATGGTCGCGGAGGCCGTCCGGCGCCGCGGAGGCCGCGTCCGCGTCGGCGAGTCACCCGATGGCGGCGCTCGGTTCCAGGTCGTGTGGCAGGCGGCCCGCCCTCAGTAA
- a CDS encoding ABC transporter permease encodes MNLVIYILRRLAISIPVLLVGTFLCFVMVAGTGDPLAEMKSNPAMSKEAIAQMASQLGLDQSIVPRYFTWLGNFVTGDWGVSIAQGNAQAPVFPKVMAAFEVTLKLVVGAEILALVLGVLVGVVAAVKQYSIIDYIATTLAFLLFSMPIFCVAIVLKRYAIEFNGWVRDLGLSDVLGNPWIRTTSPESLNFDGPGGFLASYIGAYLLPTLSIMAISFAAYSRFQRASMLETLNADYVRTARAKGLANGRVIFRHAFRNALIPVTTLFSVNFGAVLSGAIITETVFNWNGMGKLLVEAVTKSDTQVMMGWLVLIASSIIVANLIADLMYGILDPRIRVG; translated from the coding sequence TTGAACCTGGTGATCTACATTCTTCGCCGTCTGGCGATATCGATTCCCGTCCTGCTGGTCGGGACTTTCCTGTGTTTCGTCATGGTCGCCGGCACCGGTGACCCGCTCGCCGAGATGAAGAGCAACCCGGCGATGAGCAAGGAAGCCATCGCGCAGATGGCCTCGCAGCTCGGGCTGGACCAGAGCATCGTGCCCCGGTACTTCACTTGGCTCGGCAACTTCGTCACCGGCGACTGGGGCGTGTCCATCGCACAGGGCAACGCGCAGGCCCCGGTGTTCCCGAAGGTCATGGCCGCGTTCGAGGTCACCTTGAAGCTCGTGGTCGGAGCCGAGATCCTCGCGCTCGTCCTCGGCGTCCTCGTCGGTGTGGTCGCGGCGGTCAAGCAGTACTCGATCATCGACTACATCGCCACCACCCTGGCGTTCCTGCTGTTCTCGATGCCGATCTTCTGTGTCGCCATCGTGCTCAAGCGGTACGCGATCGAGTTCAACGGCTGGGTGCGCGACCTGGGACTGTCCGATGTGCTCGGTAACCCCTGGATCCGCACCACGAGTCCGGAATCGCTGAATTTCGACGGTCCAGGCGGATTCCTGGCCAGTTACATCGGCGCCTATCTGCTGCCGACCCTGTCCATCATGGCCATCAGCTTCGCCGCCTACAGCCGGTTCCAGCGCGCTTCGATGCTGGAGACGCTGAACGCGGACTACGTGCGGACCGCGCGTGCGAAGGGACTCGCCAACGGCCGGGTCATCTTCCGGCACGCCTTCCGGAACGCGCTCATCCCGGTGACCACGCTGTTCTCCGTCAACTTCGGTGCCGTGCTCTCGGGCGCGATCATCACCGAGACGGTGTTCAACTGGAATGGCATGGGCAAGCTGCTCGTCGAAGCCGTGACCAAGAGCGATACGCAGGTGATGATGGGGTGGCTGGTACTCATCGCCAGCAGCATCATCGTCGCCAACCTGATCGCCGACCTGATGTACGGCATCCTGGACCCGAGGATTCGCGTTGGCTGA